The following is a genomic window from Arthrobacter sp. NicSoilB4.
CACCAGGCCTACTCTGGAGGCGTTAGAGTTAAAAGGCATGTCTACCACCCGAAGGAGGGGCCGTTGGGAATCTTGGAGACCATCCGGAATCCGCAGGACCTGAGCAAGTTGTCAGAGGCGCAGCTGGATCAGCTGGCAGCCGAGGTCAGGGACTTCCTGATCGGCAACGTCTCCCAGACGGGCGGGCACCTGGGCCCGAACCTCGGCGTCGTCGAACTCACCATTGCGGTCCACCGGATCTTCGATTCCCCCCGCGACAGCATCGTCTTCGACACCGGCCACCAGTCATACGTGCACAAGCTCCTCACCGGACGCCAGGACTTCAGCACCCTGCGCCAGCAGGGCGGCCTGTCCGGCTACCCCGACCGCGCCGAATCCGAGCACGACATCGTCGAAAGCTCGCACGCCTCCTCCTCGCTCTCCTGGGCGGACGGCATCTCCCGCGCCCGGCAGCTGACCGGCGACGGCGACCGGTACGTCATTGCCGTCGTGGGCGACGGCGCCCTCACCGGCGGCATGGCCTGGGAGGCCATCAACAACATCGCCGCGGACAAGAAGCGCCGCGTTGTGATCGTTGTGAACGACAATGGCCGCTCTTACGCCCCCACGGTGGGCGGGTTCGCGGACTACCTCGCCTCGCTGCGCCCCACGATCGATTCCTTCCGTGCTGCTCCCGGCTATGAGGGCACCTTGGACTGGTGGCGGCGGAGGCTGCAGAACGGCGGACCCGCGGGCCAGTTCACTTACCGCAGCCTGCACGCTATGAAGAAGGGCGTCAAGGACTGGTGGGCCCCGCAGGGCATGTTCGAGGACCTCGGCATGAAGTACATCGGGCCGGTGGACGGCCACAACCTCCAGGCCATGGAGAACGCCCTGTCCACCGCCAAGAACTACGCCGGTCCCGTGATTGTGCATGCCATGACCGAGAAGGGCCACGGCTACGCGCCCGCCCGCGCCCATGAAGCCGACCAGTTCCACGCAGTCGGGATCATCGACCCGGAGACCGGCGAACCCACCGAGGCCGGCGGCGCCAAGTCCTGGACGTCAGTCTTCGCCGACGAGATCGCCGACATCGCCGACGAGCGCCAGGACATCGTTGGCATCACCGGTGCCATGCTTATCCCCGTCGGGCTGCACAAGTTCGCCGCCCGGCACCCGGAGCGGGTGTTCGACGTCGGCATTGCCGAACAGCACGCCCTAACCTCCGCTGCGGGCATGGCTTTCGGCGGGCTGCACCCCGTCGTCGCGGTCTACGCGACGTTCCTGAACCGAGCCTTCGACCAGCTGCTGATGGACGTCGCCCTGCACAAGGCCGGCGTCACCATCGTCCTGGACCGGGCCGGCGTGACCGGGCCCGACGGCGCCAGCCACCACGGAATGTGGGACATGGCCATGGTCCAGATCGTGCCGGGACTGCACCTCGCCGCCCCCCGCGACGCCACCCGGCTGCGCGAGGAACTCCGCGAAGCGGTCGCCATCGAGGATGCCCCCAGCGTGATCCGTTACTCCAAAGGAACCGTAGGGGCCGAGGTGGAGGCCATCGAGCGGCTCGGCGACGGAGTGGATGTTCTGGCACGCCGCCCTGCAGGCTCCAGCGACAACGACGTGCTGATCGTCAGCGTCGGAGCGATGTCCGAGCTCGCCCTGGATGTCTCGAACCGGCTCGGCGCGCAGGGCATCAGCTCCACCGTCGTGGATCCGCGCTGGGTCCTCCCGGTCCCCAAATCCGTCATCGCCCTCGCCTCGCACCACCGCCTCGTCATCTGCATCGAGGACGGAGTCCGTGCCGGCGGCGTCGGATCCCGGATCCGGCAGGAGATGCGGGCCGCCGGAGTGGACACAGCCCTCAACGAGGTCGGGCTCCCGGTGGAGTTTCTGGACCACGGTTCCCGCAGCCAGGTGCTCGAGCGGGTCGGCTTGACCGGGCAGCAGATCACGCACGACGTCGTGGCCCAGGTCTTGGGCACCAAAGTGCCGTTCGCGCGGCCCCTCCCGGGCCAGGAACACCCCAGCACCGGCAGCCTGCCGATTCTGTGAGGACCCCTGTGAGGACCCCCGACAGTCTGGTGCCGGGCGACCTGGTGGTCTCCCGGAACCGGAAATGGAACGGCAAGGCCCACTGGGTGGTGCCCGGGACGTATCTCGGCGAGGACGCCCACGGCTGGTGGATCTTCCAAGGCACCAATGAGTTCTGCTCCCGCCCGGGTGCGGCGTTCTACGCCGAATCCGACGCCGTCCTGCTGGTCCCGCGCTCGGGCGAGTACGTGGCCACTTTCTACGACGAAGCCCACCCCTCCGGTGTCCGGGTCTACGTGGACCTTGCGACCGACCACGGCTGGACGACGATCCGGCCCGGAGTCACCGAGTTCCACCTGATCGACATGGACCTGGATGTGATCCGGACCGTGGACCGCGGAGTGTACGTGGACGATGAGGACGAGTTTGCCGAGCACCGGATCGAGATGGACTACCCCGCAGACGTGGTGGACCGGATCACCGCTGCGTCGGATCAGCTTTACCAGGCCGTCAAGGCACAACAGCCACCGTTCGACGGCACAGACCGCGAATGGTTCAGGAGAGGACGGGCATGAGCGGAATTATCCGGGTCTACAAGCGTGACGAAGAAGGCACCCTGCAGTTCAGGGAAGCCTGGATTGACGAGGAGTTCAACGAATTCGTCATGAACCACGGCGTCGTCGGGCACCAGAGCACAACGGAGGAGACCGAGGCCGCCGACGCAGAGACCGCGGAGCGGCTGATGGATGCCTTCGCCGTGCAGTGCGCCGAGGACGGGTACGCCGAAATTCCGGAGGAGGAGCAGTTCTGGGTGGTGGCCCAGTACGCCCTGAAGACCAAGGACGGGACCGCCCGCGACCGGTACCTCGAGGAAAAAGCCAAAGACGCCCTGATCAGCCACCTGGCCTGGCGGGGTCTGGGGACCGTGGACCGCAGCGAGTTTTCCGACGCCAAGCTGAACATTTTCTGCCTCACCCCGGACGTCAACAAAACTGTCAACGCCATCAAGGTCTGCATCCGCGGCGAGGACCTTGACTTCACCAAGCTGAGCATCGGCGCCGCAGCCTTCGGCGAGGAGACCTTCAAGCTCAAGCACTCCCCGAAACAGGCCAACAGCTTCACGCTCTAGGTAACACCTGCAAGGAGCCGGACACGGCTCGCATCAGTTTGGGGGCAACCGACTGAAAGGCAACGCTATGACGCGCAAATCCTCTCAACCAGGCAGCACCCCGCTCCCGGCGGGGCTGGCGGCTCCGGCCCGCAAATCGCTCGCGCATGCGGGGGTGGAGACGCTCGAACACCTCGTGCAGCTTGGCCGGCGCCGGCTTGCCGGGATGCACGGCATGTGCCCGCGGACCCTTGCCCAGCTCGAGGATGCCCTCGACGAACGTGGGCTGGAACTGCCCGCAGGATGACCCCGCGTGGGCCGGCGGCCGGCCGGACGCCGGCCCCGCGTACGGCCCTGCCTGCCGTGCCCGGGAGCCGCGCCGGGCCGTTATAGGCTGAACCCCATGACTGAATACCGCCGCGTAGGAAATTCCGGACTGACCGTCTCCGTCGTCGGCCTTGGCTGCAACAACCTGGGCCGGGCCAATACAGCCACCGAGTCGCAGGAGGGGACCGACGCCGTCGTGCATGCCGCCCTGGACGCCGGAATTACCTTCTTCGATGTCGCGGACACGTACGGCAAGGAACCTGGCCTGAGCGAGACGATGCTCGGCAAGGCCCTCCGGGGCCGCCGCGATGACGCCGTGATCGGCACCAAGTTCGGCATGGACATGCACGGTGCCAACGGCAACGACTTCGGTGCCCGCGGCTCCCGCCGGTACATCATCAAGGCCGCCGAGGCCTCGCTGCGCCGGCTCGGCACGGACTGGATCGACCTCTACCAGTTCCACACCCCGGACCCGCTGACCCCGATCGAGGAGACGCTCGACGCCCTCGACGAGCTCGTCACCAGCGGCAAGGTCCGCTACATCGGCCACTCCAACCGGGCCGGCTGGCAGATCGCCGAGGCCGAATTCGTGGCCCGCAACCGCGGCGGGGCACGCTTCGTCTCCAGCCAGAACCACTACAACCTGCTGGACCGCCGCGCCGAACTCGAGGTCACGCCGGCCGCCGAAGCCTACGGCCTGGGCGTGCTGCCGTACTTCCCGCTGGCCAACGGCCTGCTGACCGGCAAATACGCCAAGGACACCGCACCGGCGGGCTCGCGCCTCAGCCACACCCGCACCAACCTGGTCCACGACGCCGACTGGGACCAGTTGGGCGCCTTCAGCGCCTTCGCGGCCGAGCGGAACCTGACCGAGGTCCAGGTGGCGTTCTCCTGGCTCGCCGCCCAGCCCTCGGTCAGCAGCGTCATCGCGGGCGCCACCCGGCCGGAACAGGTCCGGCAGAACGCCGCCGCCGTGGCCTGGATCCCCAGCGCCGCGGAACGGGCCGAACTGGGCGACCTCTTCCCGCGCACGCCGAAGGTCGCACTGTTCTAGATGGAGCTGCCCTCAACGGCCGCCATCCCGGGGGCCCTGCCTGACGTGCCCGCTGCACACCAGAGAATCCTGATGGACGTCGACACCGGGATCGACGACGCCCTGGCCCTGGTCTACCTGCTGTCCCGGCCGGAAGTGCACCTGCAGGCCATCACGTGCACGGCAGGGAACGTCGGTGCCCGCCAGGTCGCGCGCAACAACCTGGCGCTGCTCGAGCTGTGCGGCCGGTCCGGCGTCGAGGTGGCCATCGGCGCAGAGGTGCCGCTGGAAATTCCGCTGGTCACCACCGAGGAGACCCACGGGCCGCAGGGGATCGGCTACGCCGAACTGCCCGCGCCCGCCCGGCAGGTCTCGCAGCGCCACGCCGTCGACGTCTGGGTGGAGGAGGTCCGGGCGCACCCGGGGGAGATCACCGGGCTCATCACCGGGCCGCTGACCAACTTCGCCCTCGCCCTGCGCCGCGAACCGGAACTGCCGCGGCTGCTCAAGGGCCTCGTCATCATGGGCGGCAGCTTCTACTACCAGGGCAACACGACGCCGACGGCGGAGTGGAACACCTCGGTGGACCCGCACGCGGCCAAGGAGGTCTTCGCCGCGTACCGCGGGCTGCCGGAGGACAAGCTGCCGCTGGTGTGCGCGCTGGAAACTACAGAGCGGATCGAGATGCTTCCCGAACACCTCCGGCGCCTCGGGGAGGCTGCCGGGGCCGGGCCGGAGCTGGTCCTGCCGGAGCAGCCGGAGGGCCTCCGCAGCGCCTCAGCCAGCCCGCTGGTGGCCTGCCTGTCCGACGCGATCCGGTTCTACATGGAGTTCCACCGGCTCTACGACCAGGGCTTTGTGGCGCACATGCATGACGCCTTCGCGGCCTGCGCCGCCGTCGGACGCACCCCGTTCACCGCCCGTCCGGCCACGGTCGACGTCGAAACCGTCTCGCCGCTGCTGATCGGCACTACCGTGGCGGACTTCCGCGGACTCTGGGGGCTGCCGCCCAACGCCCGGATCGTCTCGTCCAACGATCCGGAGCAGTGCTTCGAGGAGCTGATTTCCTCCGTCGGCTCGCTGGCACGGCGGCGCATGTCCGGCGCGCCTTCCGTCACTGGTTAGGATGGTAGCTGCGCCGAGGTGACATGAGGCGGATGTTGCAGCCCCCACTAAAGGACCATCCCCATGTCACAGCAGTCCCTGACCCTCCCTGCCACCGGCTCCGCCACCGGCGCCGGCGGAAATACAGCACGGCGCAACCGCCGCCTGCTGGAACTTGGCGGCGCCGCCGCGATCGCGGCCACCTACCTCTTCCTGGTCCTCACCCAGCCCGCGGACATCGCAAGCGGCCCGGCCAGCTTCGCGGCGCTTGTGGCCCTCGGCGGATTCCTGCTCGGCGCCGTCCTCCTCATCGCCGCGGCGCTTCCGGTCCTGCCCACATCCACCTTGGTGCTGATGCCGGTGGCCCTGGTCCTGAACGTCGTCCTGGGCCAGCTCATGGGCACCACCGGACTGCCGTTCTACCTCGACGCGATCGGCACCGTCCTGATCGCTGTCCTCGCCGGCCCGGCCGCGGGTGCGGCGACGGGCGCCCTCAGCACCATCGTGTGGTCCTTCTTCAACCCGACCGTGCTTCCCTTCGCCGCCGGCGCGGCCCTGGTCGGCTTCCTGGCCGGCCTGGCCGCCCGCGGCGGCCTGTTCCGCCGCTTCTACCTCGCACCGGTCGCCGGCTTCGTCACCGGCATCCTCGCCGGTGTCTTGTCCGCCCCGATTGCCGCCTTCGTCTTCGGCGGCACCGCCGGCCTCGGCACCGGAGCCGTGGTCAGCGCCTTCCGCGCCATGGGCGACACGCTGCTCGCCGCCATCACCAAGCAGGCCCTGATCTCGGACCCGATGGACAAGGCCATCGTCTTCGCCGTCGCCGCCCTGCTGGTCTACGCCCTGCCGCGCCGCACCACCTTCCAGTTCGAGTTCGTCCGCCGCTTCCGGGTGCTCGCCGGCAAGGGGCCGGGAACTCCGGAAGCCTGAGTAGCTAGCCTGAAGCGGACGCACCGAAGCATGCCCTCCACCCTCCACCCGCTGACGTCGCTGACGGCGGCCGGCTGCACGGCGGTGATCACGACGGCGGCAGGCCTCTGGCCGCTGTCCCTCGCGGTCGCCCTCGCGGCGGCCGTGCTGGCCCGGCGGGCAGGTGTCGGCCGCCGCGTGCTCGCCGTGGCGGCAGCGGTCCTGCTGCCCCTGGGGTTGTCGCTGCTGATGCTGCACGGGCTGTTCTTCCCGGAGGGAAGGACCGTCCTGGCAGCCTGGGGGCCCGCCAGGGTCACGGCGGAGGGACTGGGCTTCGCCCTGGACGCGGGCACCCGTACCGGCGCCTGCGTGCTGGTCCTGCTGCTCTTCACTTTCACCGTCAGCGCCCCCGATCTCGTCGCGGCGCTGGCCGCGAAGGGGCTGGCGCCGCAGGTCGGCTTTGTCCTGGCCTCGGCGCTGACGCTCCTGCCGGCCATGGCAGGCAGGCTGGAGGCCATCCGGGCGGCGCAGGAGGCCCGCGGGCTGGTGGTCGGCGGCGTGGTGTCCAGGTTCGCTGCGGTACGCGTGCAGATGGTTCCGCTGGTGCTGGGCCTCATCGAGGACTCCGGAAACCGGGCCCAGGCGCTCGACGCCCGCGGATTCGGCAGCCCGGGTCCCCGCACGGCGTACCGGGAGCTCGCGGACCCGCCCGTCCAGCGCCGGCTACGGGCCGCCCTGCTGCTGCTCGCCGCGGCCGCCGTGGCACTCCGGCTCGGGGTCTCCTGGCCTGGTGCGGGGCTCCCATGACCATTACTGATCCCACCGCCGCCATCCGGACCGGCGCCGTGCTGGCCGCCCGGATCGGCACCTTCAGCTGTCACGGCGAGGCTGATCCTGCGTTGCGCGACATCACATTCGGCGTCCGTCCCGGCACACTGACGGCCGTCCTCGGCGGGTCCGGCAGCGGAAAGACCACCCTGGGGAAACTGCTGGCCGGCTGGCTCCGGGCCGGACACTCCGGAACGCTCACCGGTTCGCTCGCACAGGCCGGCGAAGTGCTGGAGTTCAGCGGCGGCCACGACGACCCCCGAATCAATCCCTCCGCCTGGTCGGACAGGGTGGGCTACGTCCCGCAGGAAGCGGCCGCCATGCTCACCACGGTCCGCTCCACGGTGGCCGAGGAACTCGCCTTTGGCCTCGAAAACCGGGGCGTTGCGCGGCCGGACATGCTCCGGGAGGTGGCCCACGTGGCGCAGCTCACCGGCCTGGCCGCCCTCCTGGACCGGGACCCCGCCACGCTTTCCGGCGGGGAACTGCGCCGGCTGGCTGTCGCCTGCGCTGTCATCCAGGACCCCGGGGTGCTGGTGCTCGACGAGCCGCTGGCCTCCCTGGATGCTGCCGGCGTCATCCTGGTCCGGGAGCTCATCGGCAGGCTCACGGGGGCCGGCACCGCCGTCGTGGTGCTGAGCCAGGCAGCCGACGGCCTGGCCCGTTCCGCAACGCACTGGGTTGTCCTCGACGGCGGCACCGTCACCGCCAGCGGACCGCCCCGGGAACTGATCCGGTCTGCGGAACTCGCCCGGACCGGGACTGTGGTTCAGACGGTCACCCATACCGCGGTAATCCAGTCCCCGCCCGCAGTCACCTCCGCGGCGCCGGACCCGGAGACCGCGCCGGTGCTGGAGTTGGAGGGCGTCGGTTTCAGCTTCCCGCGGGCCGGCGGACCGGCGGGGGAGCCGCTGCTGCGGGGTCTGGACCTGGCTGTGCGGCCGGGCGAAATCGTAGCCGTCACCGGGCGGAACGGGGCCGGGAAGTCGACGCTGTTGCGCCACTTCAACGGACTGCTCCGCCCGGCAGCAGGAGTAGTGCGCGTCGCCGGCACCAGCATCGCCGGTCTCCCGGCGGGGCGCGTGGCCGGTTCGGTGGGGCTGCTCTTCCAGCAGCCCCGGGACCAGTTGTTCGAACGGACGGTGCTGCGGGAGGTCAGCTTCGGGCTTCGGAGGCTCTTGGGCAGGGGGGCCGCTGCCGCCGCGTACGAGGCGCTGGAGGCTGTCGGGCTGTCCGGGGATGCGGGAACGCACCCGGCGGAGCTGCCGGCCTCGAAGCAGCGGCTGCTCGCCCTTGCCACCGTGCTGGCCCGGCAGCCCGCCGTGCTCGCCCTCGATGAGCCGACAGTGGGGCTGGACCGGCATGGGCTGGAGTACCTGCACCGGGCCATCGTGAACTCCGCGGCCCGGGGCGCGGCGGCCGTGCTGGTCACGCACGATGCCGCTTACGCCCGGGCCACGGCGCACCGGGTCCTAAAGCTCAGCGGCGGCCGGCTCCAGGAGTCCTGAAGCCCGCCGCCGGTGCTGCATTGCGTTGCCTAGGCAGGTTCGGACGCCACGCCGGGGGCCAGGAACTTCCTGCCCGTGACCCGTTCGGACGCGCCCACCCGGTCAAGGTACGGGGTGATGCCCCCGAGGAACATCGGCCAGCCCGCGCCGAGGATCATGCAGAGGTCGATATCCTCCGGGCCGGCCACCACGCCTTCGTCCAGCATGAGCCCGATCTCCTCAGCCAGGGCGTCCTGCGTGCGGCGCAGCACCTCCTCGCCGGTGGAGGGTGTGCTGCCGAAGGACATCAGTGCCAGGGTCTCGGACGGGATCACCGGCTTGCCCGCCTGCACCGAGGCCGGATCCCAGATGGATTTCACCCCGTTGTCGATCAGTGTCTGCAGGTTCTGCGAGACCGGGAAACGGTCCCCGAATGCGGCGTGGAGGGATTCCTGGACGTGCTGTGCGACCGGCAGCCCCACCATGGCGCCGAGGACGAACGGCGTCATCGGCAGTCCCATCGGGCGCAGCGCGTTGTCCGCCACGTCTGCCGGGGTGCCCTCGTCGAAGGCCGCCGTCACTTCGCCCATCAGGCGCAGCAGGAGGCGGTTCACCACGAACGCCGGGGCGTCCTTGACCAGCACGGCGGACTTTTTGAGCCCCTTGGCGAGCTCGAACGCGGTGGCCAGCACGGTGTCGTCGGTCTTCGGGGCGCGGACGATTTCCAGCAGCGGCATCACGGCCACGGGGTTGAAGAAGTGGAAGCCGACCAGTCGTTCCGGGTGCTCCAGGTCTTCGGCCATCGCCGTGACGGACAGGGAGGACGTGTTGGTGGCGAGAATACACTCCGGGGAAACGATCGCCTCCACTTCCTTGAAGACCTGCTTCTTGACGTTGAGCTCCTCGAAGACGGCCTCGATCACGAAGTCAGCGTCGGCGAAAGCGTCCTTGGACACCGACCCGGTCACCAGCGCCCGCGTCCGGTTGGCGGCATCGGGGCTGATCCGGCCCTTCTGCAGCAGCTTGTCCACCTCGGCGTGCACGTAGCCCACACCCTTGTCCACGCGGGCCTGGTCGATATCCGTCATCACGACGGGCACCTTGAGCTGGCGGGCGAAGAGCAGGGCCAGCTGGCTGGCCATCAGGCCGGCGCCGACGACACCGACCTTCGTCACCGGGCGTGCGAGCTTGCGGTCCGGGGCGCCGGCGGGGCGCTTGGACCGGCGCTGCACGAGGTCCAGGAAAGCGTAGACCGTGGAGCGGAACTCGTCGGTCTGCATGAGGTCCGCCAGGGTCTCGCATTCCAGTTCCGCGGACTGGGCCTGCGTCAGCGTGCGGTTTGCCTCCATGACCTCCAGGACCTTGGCCGGTGCGGGGGAGGCGTTGGAGGTCTTGGCCTCGACGAAGGCGCGGCCCGCAGCGACGGCGCCGGCCCAGCGGCCGGCGACCTCCGGCGCGGAGGCGTCGACGGCGTTGGCACGTTCCGGGGTCACGGTGCCGGCAATGACCTGCGCCGCCCAGGCAACGGACTGCTCGA
Proteins encoded in this region:
- the dxs gene encoding 1-deoxy-D-xylulose-5-phosphate synthase, producing MGILETIRNPQDLSKLSEAQLDQLAAEVRDFLIGNVSQTGGHLGPNLGVVELTIAVHRIFDSPRDSIVFDTGHQSYVHKLLTGRQDFSTLRQQGGLSGYPDRAESEHDIVESSHASSSLSWADGISRARQLTGDGDRYVIAVVGDGALTGGMAWEAINNIAADKKRRVVIVVNDNGRSYAPTVGGFADYLASLRPTIDSFRAAPGYEGTLDWWRRRLQNGGPAGQFTYRSLHAMKKGVKDWWAPQGMFEDLGMKYIGPVDGHNLQAMENALSTAKNYAGPVIVHAMTEKGHGYAPARAHEADQFHAVGIIDPETGEPTEAGGAKSWTSVFADEIADIADERQDIVGITGAMLIPVGLHKFAARHPERVFDVGIAEQHALTSAAGMAFGGLHPVVAVYATFLNRAFDQLLMDVALHKAGVTIVLDRAGVTGPDGASHHGMWDMAMVQIVPGLHLAAPRDATRLREELREAVAIEDAPSVIRYSKGTVGAEVEAIERLGDGVDVLARRPAGSSDNDVLIVSVGAMSELALDVSNRLGAQGISSTVVDPRWVLPVPKSVIALASHHRLVICIEDGVRAGGVGSRIRQEMRAAGVDTALNEVGLPVEFLDHGSRSQVLERVGLTGQQITHDVVAQVLGTKVPFARPLPGQEHPSTGSLPIL
- a CDS encoding DUF402 domain-containing protein, with the translated sequence MRTPDSLVPGDLVVSRNRKWNGKAHWVVPGTYLGEDAHGWWIFQGTNEFCSRPGAAFYAESDAVLLVPRSGEYVATFYDEAHPSGVRVYVDLATDHGWTTIRPGVTEFHLIDMDLDVIRTVDRGVYVDDEDEFAEHRIEMDYPADVVDRITAASDQLYQAVKAQQPPFDGTDREWFRRGRA
- a CDS encoding aldo/keto reductase, which gives rise to MTEYRRVGNSGLTVSVVGLGCNNLGRANTATESQEGTDAVVHAALDAGITFFDVADTYGKEPGLSETMLGKALRGRRDDAVIGTKFGMDMHGANGNDFGARGSRRYIIKAAEASLRRLGTDWIDLYQFHTPDPLTPIEETLDALDELVTSGKVRYIGHSNRAGWQIAEAEFVARNRGGARFVSSQNHYNLLDRRAELEVTPAAEAYGLGVLPYFPLANGLLTGKYAKDTAPAGSRLSHTRTNLVHDADWDQLGAFSAFAAERNLTEVQVAFSWLAAQPSVSSVIAGATRPEQVRQNAAAVAWIPSAAERAELGDLFPRTPKVALF
- a CDS encoding nucleoside hydrolase, with amino-acid sequence MDVDTGIDDALALVYLLSRPEVHLQAITCTAGNVGARQVARNNLALLELCGRSGVEVAIGAEVPLEIPLVTTEETHGPQGIGYAELPAPARQVSQRHAVDVWVEEVRAHPGEITGLITGPLTNFALALRREPELPRLLKGLVIMGGSFYYQGNTTPTAEWNTSVDPHAAKEVFAAYRGLPEDKLPLVCALETTERIEMLPEHLRRLGEAAGAGPELVLPEQPEGLRSASASPLVACLSDAIRFYMEFHRLYDQGFVAHMHDAFAACAAVGRTPFTARPATVDVETVSPLLIGTTVADFRGLWGLPPNARIVSSNDPEQCFEELISSVGSLARRRMSGAPSVTG
- a CDS encoding ECF transporter S component → MSQQSLTLPATGSATGAGGNTARRNRRLLELGGAAAIAATYLFLVLTQPADIASGPASFAALVALGGFLLGAVLLIAAALPVLPTSTLVLMPVALVLNVVLGQLMGTTGLPFYLDAIGTVLIAVLAGPAAGAATGALSTIVWSFFNPTVLPFAAGAALVGFLAGLAARGGLFRRFYLAPVAGFVTGILAGVLSAPIAAFVFGGTAGLGTGAVVSAFRAMGDTLLAAITKQALISDPMDKAIVFAVAALLVYALPRRTTFQFEFVRRFRVLAGKGPGTPEA
- a CDS encoding energy-coupling factor transporter transmembrane component T, whose translation is MPSTLHPLTSLTAAGCTAVITTAAGLWPLSLAVALAAAVLARRAGVGRRVLAVAAAVLLPLGLSLLMLHGLFFPEGRTVLAAWGPARVTAEGLGFALDAGTRTGACVLVLLLFTFTVSAPDLVAALAAKGLAPQVGFVLASALTLLPAMAGRLEAIRAAQEARGLVVGGVVSRFAAVRVQMVPLVLGLIEDSGNRAQALDARGFGSPGPRTAYRELADPPVQRRLRAALLLLAAAAVALRLGVSWPGAGLP
- a CDS encoding ABC transporter ATP-binding protein; protein product: MTITDPTAAIRTGAVLAARIGTFSCHGEADPALRDITFGVRPGTLTAVLGGSGSGKTTLGKLLAGWLRAGHSGTLTGSLAQAGEVLEFSGGHDDPRINPSAWSDRVGYVPQEAAAMLTTVRSTVAEELAFGLENRGVARPDMLREVAHVAQLTGLAALLDRDPATLSGGELRRLAVACAVIQDPGVLVLDEPLASLDAAGVILVRELIGRLTGAGTAVVVLSQAADGLARSATHWVVLDGGTVTASGPPRELIRSAELARTGTVVQTVTHTAVIQSPPAVTSAAPDPETAPVLELEGVGFSFPRAGGPAGEPLLRGLDLAVRPGEIVAVTGRNGAGKSTLLRHFNGLLRPAAGVVRVAGTSIAGLPAGRVAGSVGLLFQQPRDQLFERTVLREVSFGLRRLLGRGAAAAAYEALEAVGLSGDAGTHPAELPASKQRLLALATVLARQPAVLALDEPTVGLDRHGLEYLHRAIVNSAARGAAAVLVTHDAAYARATAHRVLKLSGGRLQES
- a CDS encoding 3-hydroxyacyl-CoA dehydrogenase NAD-binding domain-containing protein — its product is MSAADFRKLADLFPNETVTHSYVQDIQLPAAGDGTSPGTFALITLDNGLDHSKPTTLGPNTLIELGTVLEGLRERAARGEIVGVGVTGKPYFLVAGADLSTVKSISGREHGLWMAQLGHDVYGTLANLGVPSFAFINGLALGGGLEIALQSTYRTVSTGAGALALPEAFIGLIPGWGGVYILPRLIGPENAVKVMIENPLSNNRTLTGPQAFKLGVADAMFEPADFVEQSVAWAAQVIAGTVTPERANAVDASAPEVAGRWAGAVAAGRAFVEAKTSNASPAPAKVLEVMEANRTLTQAQSAELECETLADLMQTDEFRSTVYAFLDLVQRRSKRPAGAPDRKLARPVTKVGVVGAGLMASQLALLFARQLKVPVVMTDIDQARVDKGVGYVHAEVDKLLQKGRISPDAANRTRALVTGSVSKDAFADADFVIEAVFEELNVKKQVFKEVEAIVSPECILATNTSSLSVTAMAEDLEHPERLVGFHFFNPVAVMPLLEIVRAPKTDDTVLATAFELAKGLKKSAVLVKDAPAFVVNRLLLRLMGEVTAAFDEGTPADVADNALRPMGLPMTPFVLGAMVGLPVAQHVQESLHAAFGDRFPVSQNLQTLIDNGVKSIWDPASVQAGKPVIPSETLALMSFGSTPSTGEEVLRRTQDALAEEIGLMLDEGVVAGPEDIDLCMILGAGWPMFLGGITPYLDRVGASERVTGRKFLAPGVASEPA